The genomic DNA AATCCCAAAAGAGAAGACATCCACGGTCTCATCGTAGCTCTTTCCTTGGGGAACACAGGAGAGCAGGCTATTAGGTTTAGTCCCTTCTCTGCTCTGCACTGAGTCTAGAGCCAGGTCAGGCCACAGCCAAGAAACAGGGTTAGAATAGGTTCTGTGGGGATGCCCCAAAGGCTGCCCTGGATAGACACCATCTGAAAATCACCTTTCCTCAGTCCTGGGTGGGCTGCCTTGGAGAAATCTTGTGAAACAACACTGCCCAGGATGAAACTGCATGGGATAGTGAAAGAGAATTGGACCAGGGTTCATATGGACCCTGACACTGCCTGCTGTGCGTTCCTGGGAAGATTCCTAAACCTCTCTGGGCTGCAGACTCCAGAAAGGGTGTATCGGACCATTTCTGAGGCCTCACAGCCCTGTGTGGTTCAAGAATCCAATGAGCATCTCTGGCTGGTTAGAGCATTATCCACAAGGGGGCGCCACACTTCAGTTCTCAGCacggagagagaagaaaaggcaatAAACAGCCTGAGCTCTCAGCTACCCTTGGTGCTCAAAAGCCACAGTCAGACCGCAGCGTGGGCCCAGAATGGGGCACTGGCCAGCTCGCAGGACTGAGCTCAGGGAGGGAGGGGTTTATGAGGTCCAGCCTGGCAGGGGATAAAAACCATCTAGCCCTCAGCTCTGGGTACCTGGCCTTACACTTCACAGGCCTCCCCTGAAGCCCCCAGGGCTCTGCTGAGAGATGCggccccacctcccctctggggCGTCAGGACTCACCATTCAGCATCTCAGGGGCCATCCAGTAGGGGTTTCCCACCACCGTGTAGCGTTTCTTGCGGTCACTCTTGCGCAAGGTACGCTTCTTGGTGGTGGCCTTCTCCACTGGGGGCTTCTTCCTCTCCTCGACTATGAGCCGTGACAGCCCAAAGTCTGCCACCACCACGGTCTTGTCCTGGGAGGACAAGGGCCAGGTTAGCACCTGGTGGGGACATTCCCAAAAGCAGCCACtgggaaggggagaaaaggagTGTAGCAAAGGGCTGTCTTAGCGAATGGGGCTCGGCGTTTGTTTTTTCACTGTCTGCTCTCTGCACAGAGCAGGTTCCCCAGGCCTGGGGGTGTTCTCAGCAGAGGCGCTGGAGCCTGGAGGGGTAAGGCTCTGGGACCCGGAGAGTGGAACTCAGAGGCAGGACAGaggatttcttttgttttgtgtttttctcatcctgccttgttcccagATAGATTTAAGGCCGTGGCTAGAACCAGgataagacagaaaaagacaaggtGGAGGCATTCAGTGGGGGGACGTAGGGGAGATAAGCTCTTCAAACAGCTACAAGGCAGTCATGTGGAAAAGGGATTAAGACTGTTCGGTGTAAGTCCAGAGGGCACAGCCAGGGCCAGTAAGTGGACACCCAGGAAGCCACACTGGAAGTCAACAGGAGTAGTAACATTGTAACAGCCAAAGCTGACCAGCAACGAGGACGGAGGCTGGCCCCAAACCAGTCACTGTGAATTTACTAGCTCTGTGGCCTCGGGCTGAGGCTTCAGGTGCCAAGGCTGTAAAACTGGGTCCTCAGTGAGTTGCTTTCACCATCACAGGGCAAAACCAGGAAAAGCGACAGGGCTCTATGTACAGTTAAGGAACTTCTCAAGTCCCTTTTAACCAAAGGATTTCAAAGCTGCTACTGGGAGGAGGTGGGATTCGTCGGCATGTGTTAGGAAGCCCCTGGAAGACAGAGGAGGGCACTGGAGGCAGcaggaggggcaagacaggagcCCTAGGTGATACCTCTGGTCTAAAGCAATAGGGGACAGTCTCCCTGGTGACAAGGAGGCCAGGAGGACCGCCCTGGGGAGGCCCAGAGTGGTGGGACATACCAGCTTGATGAGGCAGTTGTGCGAGTTCAGATCCCGGTGGATGATACACATCGAATGCAAATAGGCCTGGAACAGAAGTATGAGCTGAGGCCAATGGGCAGTTAATCAACCAGATGGTGACTCTGAAACTGGGGGCCACAGAACCTGCTCTTCTCCCAGGTCATCCCCACCCAGCTTCGGAACCAACCCGGACTCCAGAGCCCTCCTGCTGTCACTCCCTTGTCCCACCGACAACAGAAAGCCAAAGGCCGCCGGGGCTTCCCCTCTCCCTGACGCCATTTCCTGCCCATCCTCTGTTCACTGACCCAACCCAGTGGATGCTGTCTCCTGAAGTCTCCGACTCCACTGGGCCCTGGCCCTTGCAAGCCTCCATCCCCTCTACCCACTTTACTTAGATGCCCCACCTGGGTACATTGCTCCTGCCCCTtcacaccctcaccctcaccccagtCTCTGGCTTCAGCCACTCTGGATCCTTCCTGCTGTGAAAGGGCAAGTGGCCTCCTCCTGGTCCAGCTGGCTCTGTGCTCCCAACATCCCCCTCCCCTGAGACTCAgcaccctccccactccctgtgGTCTAGTGGTGAGGATTCGGTGCTCTCACTTTGACCTCTCCCTCTTCCTATCCAAATGTTTCCAAACTGGTCTCTACTTGCTATTTCCCCCCTCCAGGCCTCCGCCTCTGGCTCTTGTCATCCTGGAGccacttcctttcccttcccttccccagcaaGAGGGGAAGgagccaccccccagccccctgcagccCCCACAGCACTGCTTCCGGCCGCTGGGCTCCTGGAGCTGCTCACATGCCCAGGGAGCTCTTCCTGACCTGCCTGCCACCCCTCCTCCGAGGCTGCCCATGCCTCTCCCGAGACACCTGCCCTCGAGACGCCTGCCTTTTCCTTCCGGCCTCCTCAATGTCAGCGCCTCTCAAAGCCACCTTCTCTTCACTGCTGACCCCCACGAACCACCAGCACATCAGCCTCAGCAGATGCCTATCCTATCCTAGCTCTTCCCAAACCCGTTTCCCGACCatcactcccccccaccccccacccccggcagtCTGGTAGACGACACCACTGTTCTTCTAGGCACCTCAAGGCACCCCgggcccacctccccccacccctgctccctcaCTACCAACCAGTCTCCATTCTGACTCCACCCTGCCTCCCAGTCTCCTGGTCCCACAGCcccactgtaattcagaaacctgaaaGGTTTCATGACTCCCAACCCAGGTCTCCCTGCCCTGAGTTCTCCCAACTCTCCGCCAACCTACTGACCACACCAGAGTCACCTTCAAAACAGCACAGCTCTGGTCACGAAATGTTCTTgcttaaaaatcttatatgtgtGTCTTTTTGGCTTCCTAAATAAAGTCTGGACTCCTTAGCTTAAACGCAGGGATTTTAATGTCCCCCCTGTCTAATACTGTCTTCATGGACCCCACATAGAACAGCAGGCATTAAAATCTCGGGCTTGGGGGTCAGACCAACTGACCCAAGCTCCTAGCTCCGTCCCTGTGTAGCTCAGCTTCTCATCTGGAACCAGGGCTGTCATGAGAGGTGCTAGTCCCTCAGCTCAGTGCCCGGCTTGGAGAAAGCACTCGGCAGTTGTCACTGTCCCTGTCGCTGTGACTGGCACCATTCTTTCCCAGTGAAACAGActatttcctcctctctcctcccagctctTTGCTGCTCTCATCACCCCAACCTTGGAGCCTCTCTGCCAAGAGGAACTTTCATGCAATTCTGACCCATCCTTCAGGGCTCAACTAGAACACAATTCCCAATTCTCTGATTTCCTAGGCAGTGAGGTTCTCTGCTCTCTCTAAGGGCCCTCAGCACCTGGATGCCCCTGTGACAGCAGGGCCAGGCTGCCTCGTGCTAGTTTGCTTCTCCAGTTCGCCTTGCCCATACCCTGTTTGCTCTTGAAGATTGGGAATTCTTTGAGAGTAGAGTTGTAAGTTGAGAACAGCCAGCGGTGGGCAATTTTCACTGGCACAGAGAGAAGCTTGATAAACAGGTGCTGAAGGACCCAGCCCATGCAGGCTGCCCAGGACAGGGTCTCTGCCTTTCAGTGCCTGCCCGCCATCCCTGCACCTCTCCTGACCCCCCACTCCCAATACCCCTGCTCCGCTGGCAGGGCTGTTGGCAGGACTCACCATTCCAGAGGCGATGCCTTTGGCAAAGCTGACCTTCTGCTGCCAGGGGAACGGGTCCTACAGGATGGAGGAATGCCCATCAGAGGCTTCTGGGCCCTGTCCCACTTGTGGTCCGGGCCCCGTGGGTCAACATGATCTGCCAGCAAACCCTCCCTGCCTGTGCCCAGTCCCGCCCAGCACGGCCCTTTGTAGGCAAAGCAGTGGGCCTCTCTGGCCATCATGGTTCCAGAGTAGTGGTGACAGAGGTGTCCCACAGACAACCCACCAAGGCTCTTGGGAACTTTGGGGGTGGCACGCTCACCACGCTGCGCAGAAAGTCCTTCAGCGTGCCCCCCTCGATGTACTCTGTCAGCAGGTTCAGCTTCTTGTCCTTGTACAGCACGCCGATGAACTTGAGCACGTTGGGATGGTCCAGGCTGCGCATCACCTTCACCTGAAGGAGGGGAGGCCAAGGAGGGCGGGTGGTTTCTTTCTCACCCCTTCCCTCCAGGGAGTCAGCTTGACAAATGTGACCTGCATCTCCCACCTCCTATCTCATGTGCTGTGGAAGAAGGCCCCAGGTGGACGGGGATGGTCTCCCAGGCCTCACCCCTGGGAGCCTGCCTTTCTAGGAGCTGCATCGGGGGAACTGGAGTAGGAGGACCCAAGGCCTGGAGGGCAGCACCCAGTGGAGCAATGGAGAGAGGTGGGAGAACCGTGTCAACATTCAAGGTGCCAGGCTCCCCGGGCACGGCGTTCAGGTGGGGTCACAGCATCGAGCTGCAGTGAACTGGTCTGTGTTCATGTCCATCACCCCACACTCCACGAGCTCCTCTGAACCACATCTCGTGGTACCCAGCTCATGCTGTCTTTAGTGTTTGTTGCACAAATAATTATGCTGTAATTTAGAGGGGGCAGGGATGTTCCTCTAAATGATTTTTTCTGCCTTAAGAAAGTGATTCCAAACTAAGTTTCctcttgaaatcttttttttttttttttttggtgccaaAAGCCGGGATTGAAATCATTATTTAGTAACAACTTCCGTCTTCCAACACTGACATCAAACTCCTAACCCCCACACTCCCCTTCTTACCTCAGTCAGAAAAGTCTTCTGTGTCTCCTCGTCACACCGAATCAACTCCTTCATGACCATCACTTTGCCAGTGGCTTTGTGTGTCACCTAAAAGGAGGGTGACTGTTACTGGTGCAGAGACCAGAGGTGGTTCTGGGGAACTGTGTGAAAATCGATGTACTGGCCATCCCATCCCCTGGAGGACACACTGAAGTAACCGGATAACACTGACAGAGCTCATGTGTAGAACACACAGCATGGGCCCCGGGGGACTAAGAGGGGAGCACACCCTCCTCCCTGGAGAGCTGGGCATGCACAAAGGAGAAGCAAGAATCCAGAAAAGGGACATGTGGGAGgaggcggcggggtgggggggggggtggggctgCTGCCAAGCCAAGCAGGGTCTCTGGTCACCTGACACAGAAGCATGTCCCCTGGGGGAAAAGGAGTCTAGGGGCAGGAGGGTCAGTGCCACAGACATGCACCAGGGAGCTGGGTGGGTTGGGAGTGAGCTCTCCAGCCCCAATGCCCCGAAGGCTGAGACACATGGCTTACCTGACCCCCCCCTCCCAGCTctcagcagaggaggaggagagaaagagaggttaGTCCCCGAGACTGTTCAGCAGGGAGGCAGGAGCCACTCCCAGCACCGAGGCCTCTGGGCACCTAAAGACACCCACTGACTGGAGGCAGGAGGGCCACGGGAGAGCTCGTCCCCACCCGGGGCTCCAGGTCCACCAAGCTCACTTCAGCAGCAATGCTGCCCTTCGGTGGCCTGGGAGGGAAGGGGTGCGGCCCTCACACCATCACCTCCAGCCAGGAGTGAGGTCTGGTATCCTGCAGGGCATCAGGGAGGCCATGTGATAAGAAATCCCCAAAAGAAGGTGAGAGGGCTGGGGGGCAGAGAGGTGGCACAGCTGCCACCAGTGCTCACCTTGATGGCCTGCCCAAAGAAGCCCTTTCCCAGGACCTCCCCGTGGATCAGGTCACATGGCCGGAAGATCTGCTGCGAGTAGCTGCTGGAACAGCGGAGGGATTCTGAGCGGCTGATGTCACGGCTGAGCAAGAGGGGCTCCTTTGGGGAGCTGGGGCCAGGGGACTTGGAGATGCTGTTACTGCGCCTGAGGATGAGGAAGGATGAGGGTAGGGACAGGGCAGTCCTCAGAGACCCGCCAGGAAAGCCTAGAGGCAGGAACCTCAGGTCCGTCCTGTCCGTTCCAATGTCTGTAGTTAGGGTGCTGTGATGCGGGAGGGGACTCTAACATCAGACAGATGTGTCATCTAGGGGCTGCAGACATCTGCAGCCCATTTAAGCATGGTAAAATCACATTCAAAGTGGGAATCCTAAGTATCTCTCACCTGGAATGATGGATTAGACTCTACTAGCCGACAGCACTGTTGATGGAAGTCCACCGCCTTCCATGCCTGCCTGATTTAAGCCCTGACTGGCTTAGAGCGACAGCCTAGTACCACCCCAAACAAGCAAACGGGATTTCGGATATTTTGCACATCTTTGTAGTACCCGTTTGCATTTCccgaattttaaaataataagtgtGTATGATTTTTAGAGCAATAAAGCCACTatgtttatgacattttttttttggccacgcctcgcagcttgtgggatcttagttcaccaaccagggattgaacccgggccctcagcagtgagagctcggagtcctaatcactggaccgccagggttCCCTGTCCCTTCTTGAAAACCTAAAACAACTTTAATTCACCTTTTGCTTTCTAGTTTTCAACGTCTTTACACTTATTAACCCTATCTGTGCCCCTTCTCCAGCCTCTGAGCCCCACGCTTCCCCCACAGGCCATGCTATCCTTTGGGGTCCAGCACTGCTGCCTCCTGTCCAGCTCAGTTCAGTGGACAGAGCCTGACCCTCTGGTTTCTAGGGAAACCTGGCAGACAGCTGGGTCCCGGCTATGAACTGTGATCCCTGAGGCGGGGGAACTGGGTCAGCACAATCCTCATAGCCCGTCCCTGGCCAGCTGGTTCCCTTCCTAACTCTGCTGGCCTCTGAGAGCCGGCTCCACCTCGTCTGAGGGCCGGCATGGGACAGCGCAGAGCCGGGGCGGGAAGTGGCACCTCAGGGAGCGTCTCCTCAGTGTCCCTTCCAGATTCTCCTTGGTGTCCAGGGGGATGAGGGTGTCCGAGTGTCTGGCATTCTGCATGTGGGGAGAGAGCCGTGCATCCAGCCGCAGCTGGTCCAGGCGCTGGGAGACGGGGTCATGTTCAATCAAGAGCTGAAGCGTCTGGCTCGTCTGGCTAATTGCATCTTCTACCTGTGGCCAAGAGCAGTGTAAGGCTGGCTCCACAGGCTGTCCCACTGCAGGCCACCCACTGTCAGCCCAGATGACCCAAGCCCAGTGTGGCCTCCAGCTGCCACTAGCCACACAGTGCCCTCTGACAGTCTGGCAGGCCATCCCTGCTGCCCTGGTAACATGCCAGGCTGACACAGGAGGTCACTAGTGGTCACAGGCTCACTGGCAAGACAAAGAGATAGACTGGGGGTAGGAAAAGGTAAAGGCCATGGCCTGGTCTCCCGGAGGGTCTGTTCCGTGTCCCACTCCCACAGGACACACTGTACCTCTTCCACTCGGAGTGTGCGGACGGGGGTCCCATTGATCTCCAGGATGCGGTCCCCAGGGTGGATGGCATTGCGGTTGTTGGGACTGATGTGCATCCGGTTGACCCTGGGCCAGACAAGAGTTGAGATGGGGTGAAGGCATCTTTAAAGTGTCTGACCAATTTCTCTTGTGCAGGGATGGCtcaccaggccccaggcccctaCTGGCCCCCAAGGCCCAGGCCACTCACAGCGAAAGGCCACACCTTTCACAGGGTGCCCCGTCTCAGTAAAGAGCACCCCCACTCACCCAGAGGCCTAAGCCAGAAACTTGGACGGCACCCTCCCCATGTGGGGTTCCCTCACTGCCCTCCAACCCTCACCATCCTGAAGAATCCTCCATCACCATAGTGACCAACGTCCCCTGCCTGGATCTTGcaccagcctcctaactggtctctgcACCTCTAGGCCTGCTCCTCTCCCGTCCCACTTCCACGGCAGCCATCCTTCTAAAATGCTCACCTGGTTGTGTCACCTAGTTGCTTAAATCCCTCAATAGACCTGCTGAGTCTCCATAATCCAGGCCCTCCATGACTTAACAGACCCCCTCTGGCTAGTCCCAACCACTCAACCT from Pseudorca crassidens isolate mPseCra1 chromosome 12, mPseCra1.hap1, whole genome shotgun sequence includes the following:
- the LOC137203637 gene encoding LIM domain kinase 2 isoform X3 codes for the protein MAEQAGEDAWRCRGCGDHVALNQRLYRTVSEAWHSSCFRCSECQDSLTNWYYEKDGKLYCHKDYWGKFGEFCHGCSLLMTGPVMVAGEFKYHPECFACMSCKVIIEDGDAYALVQHATLYCGKCHNEVVLAPMFERLSTESVQDQLPYSVTHISMPATTEGRRGFSVSVESACSSYATTVQVKEVNRMHISPNNRNAIHPGDRILEINGTPVRTLRVEEVEDAISQTSQTLQLLIEHDPVSQRLDQLRLDARLSPHMQNARHSDTLIPLDTKENLEGTLRRRSLRRSNSISKSPGPSSPKEPLLLSRDISRSESLRCSSSYSQQIFRPCDLIHGEVLGKGFFGQAIKVTHKATGKVMVMKELIRCDEETQKTFLTEVKVMRSLDHPNVLKFIGVLYKDKKLNLLTEYIEGGTLKDFLRSVDPFPWQQKVSFAKGIASGMAYLHSMCIIHRDLNSHNCLIKLDKTVVVADFGLSRLIVEERKKPPVEKATTKKRTLRKSDRKKRYTVVGNPYWMAPEMLNGKSYDETVDVFSFGIVLCEIIGQVYADPDCLPRTLDFGLNVKLFWEKFVPTDCPPAFFPLAAICCRLEPESRPAFSKLEDSFEALSLYLGDLGIPLPAELEELDHTVTVQYGLTRDSPP
- the LOC137203637 gene encoding LIM domain kinase 2 isoform X4, translated to MGRFCQTAWKLARPGCGQPGPRCSECQDSLTNWYYEKDGKLYCHKDYWGKFGEFCHGCSLLMTGPVMVAGEFKYHPECFACMSCKVIIEDGDAYALVQHATLYCGKCHNEVVLAPMFERLSTESVQDQLPYSVTHISMPATTEGRRGFSVSVESACSSYATTVQVKEVNRMHISPNNRNAIHPGDRILEINGTPVRTLRVEEVEDAISQTSQTLQLLIEHDPVSQRLDQLRLDARLSPHMQNARHSDTLIPLDTKENLEGTLRRRSLRRSNSISKSPGPSSPKEPLLLSRDISRSESLRCSSSYSQQIFRPCDLIHGEVLGKGFFGQAIKVTHKATGKVMVMKELIRCDEETQKTFLTEVKVMRSLDHPNVLKFIGVLYKDKKLNLLTEYIEGGTLKDFLRSVDPFPWQQKVSFAKGIASGMAYLHSMCIIHRDLNSHNCLIKLDKTVVVADFGLSRLIVEERKKPPVEKATTKKRTLRKSDRKKRYTVVGNPYWMAPEMLNGKSYDETVDVFSFGIVLCEIIGQVYADPDCLPRTLDFGLNVKLFWEKFVPTDCPPAFFPLAAICCRLEPESRPAFSKLEDSFEALSLYLGDLGIPLPAELEELDHTVTVQYGLTRDSPP
- the LOC137203637 gene encoding LIM domain kinase 2 isoform X5 gives rise to the protein MGSYLSVQAYFTSRDPFRCSECQDSLTNWYYEKDGKLYCHKDYWGKFGEFCHGCSLLMTGPVMVAGEFKYHPECFACMSCKVIIEDGDAYALVQHATLYCGKCHNEVVLAPMFERLSTESVQDQLPYSVTHISMPATTEGRRGFSVSVESACSSYATTVQVKEVNRMHISPNNRNAIHPGDRILEINGTPVRTLRVEEVEDAISQTSQTLQLLIEHDPVSQRLDQLRLDARLSPHMQNARHSDTLIPLDTKENLEGTLRRRSLRRSNSISKSPGPSSPKEPLLLSRDISRSESLRCSSSYSQQIFRPCDLIHGEVLGKGFFGQAIKVTHKATGKVMVMKELIRCDEETQKTFLTEVKVMRSLDHPNVLKFIGVLYKDKKLNLLTEYIEGGTLKDFLRSVDPFPWQQKVSFAKGIASGMAYLHSMCIIHRDLNSHNCLIKLDKTVVVADFGLSRLIVEERKKPPVEKATTKKRTLRKSDRKKRYTVVGNPYWMAPEMLNGKSYDETVDVFSFGIVLCEIIGQVYADPDCLPRTLDFGLNVKLFWEKFVPTDCPPAFFPLAAICCRLEPESRPAFSKLEDSFEALSLYLGDLGIPLPAELEELDHTVTVQYGLTRDSPP